One segment of Alnus glutinosa chromosome 2, dhAlnGlut1.1, whole genome shotgun sequence DNA contains the following:
- the LOC133860575 gene encoding MDIS1-interacting receptor like kinase 2-like: MAPSVSISVCIVVVVAWATFILYVAACDLSSLEPEAKALQESGWWGAHNNPSSRCNWYGITWNAGHGYVTEIDLANVHLGTSLKLNFSSLPNLVRLDLRGTALQGSIPLEIGMLSKLTYLDLSNNNLTGGLPHSLTNLTQLEWFDISSNQITGPIPAFLWLLNNLTYLAMHGNQINGFISQKLGNLTNLVHLDLGHNNFVGPIPSSLWHLTNLTHLDISGNQINGSISIEIGNLKILSHLYLDANNLIGTIPTRLTECNGLQELLLSHNYLKGSIPPYMSRLSLLKSINFSHNFISGQIPFGFITSLTLLDLSYNNLTGPIPFTFIYVEKLNLSYNSFKGQIPDNYGVYHTPDTLMGNKYLDADTMDFPPPLPFSPSRNRSIVSKIKLFVPIIIFLGFLVLGGLLFRKCKVKKTQFESRETKNGNLFSIWNYDGHIAYEDIIEATEDFDIKYCIGTGGYGSVYKAELPCGKVVALKKLHHSESENPNFDVSFRNEVKVLTEIRHRNIIKLHGFCLHKRCMFLVYEYMERGSLFYVLNNDVEATELDWRKRVNIIKDTTHALSYMHHECIPTIIHRDITSNNILLNSKLEAFVSDFGTAKLLDHDSSNQTLVAGTYGYIAPELAYTMKVTEKCDVYSFGVVALEILMGRHPTELLTSLSSLSSQNVMLHEILDQRLPPPNHLVVHDIFLVATIAFACLQTKPKSRPEMKSVSQEFLSRKKPIAKPLHAFSLWQLRNQELYMVGSGDETQF, translated from the exons ATGGCACCCTCAGTTTCCATTTCCGTTTGCATTGTGGTAGTAGTAGCATGGGCTACCTTTATCTTGTATGTAGCAGCATGTGATTTGTCGTCACTAGAACCAGAGGCGAAGGCTCTGCAGGAGAGTGGGTGGTGGGGAGCCCATAACAATCCCTCAAGTCGTTGCAACTGGTACGGTATTACTTGGAATGCTGGTCATGGATACGTGACAGAGATTGACTTGGCTAATGTCCATTTGGGAACAAGCTTGAAACTCAACTTCTCTTCTTTGCCAAATTTAGTCCGTCTGGATCTTCGTGGAACTGCGCTTCAAGGAAGCATCCCACTTGAGATAGGTATGTTATCTAAACTCACCTACCTTGATCTCTCCAACAATAATCTAACAGGTGGGTTGCCTCATTCACTTACAAACCTCACCCAATTAGAGTGGTTTGACATTTCTTCTAATCAAATCACTGGACCAATCCCTGCATTTCTTTGGCTTTTAAACAATCTGACCTATCTGGCAATGCATGGAAATCAAATCAATGGTTTTATCTCCCAAAAATTGGGAAATCTGACGAATCTTGTTCATTTGGATCTGGGTCACAACAACTTTGTTGGACCCATCCCTTCATCTCTTTGGCATTTAACCAATCTCACCCATCTGGATATAAGTGGAAATCAAATCAATGGTTCCATCTCAATAGAAATTGGAAATTTGAAGATCCTGTCCCATCTGTATCTCGATGCTAACAATCTCATTGGCACAATTCCTACTCGTCTAACAGAATGCAATGGGTTGCAAGAATTGTTATTGAGCCACAACTACTTAAAGGGAAGCATTCCCCCTTATATGAGTCGCCTTTCTTTGCTAAAGTCTATTAATTTTAGTCATAACTTTATCAGTGGACAAATACCTTTTGGGTTTATAACCTCTTTAACGCTCTTGGATCTCAGCTACAATAATCTTACTGGCCCCATTCCCTTTACTTTCATTTATGTAGAAAAACTCAACCTGTCTTACAATTCTTTCAAGGGTCAAATTCCAGACAATTATGGTGTGTATCATACACCCGACACATTAATGGGCAACAAGTATTTAGATGCTGACACCATGGATTTCCCTCCTCCCCTTCCTTTCTCCCCATCTAGGAACAGATCAATTGtatcaaaaataaaactttttgttCCCATCAtcatttttcttggattcctagtTCTTGGAGGTCTTCTCTTTCGGAAGTGCAAGGTTAAGAAAACTCAGTTTGAGTCGAGAGAAACAAAGAACGGGAACTTGTTCTCCATATGGAATTATGATGGACATATTGCATATGAAGACATCATTGAAGCAACTGAGGACTTCGACATAAAATATTGTATTGGAACCGGTGGTTATGGCAGCGTTTACAAAGCAGAATTACCTTGTGGCAAAGTGGTTGCCTTGAAGAAACTTCATCATTCGGAGTCTGAGAACCCAAATTTTGATGTGAGTTTCAGAAACGAGGTAAAAGTGTTAACCGAGATCCGCCATCGAAACATTATAAAACTTCATGGGTTCTGCTTACATAAGCGGTGCATGTTTTTGGTTTATGAGTACATGGAAAGGGGAAGCCTATTTTATGTCCTAAACAATGATGTTGAAGCTACGGAATTGGATTGGAGGAAGAGGGTGAACATCATCAAAGACACCACCCACGCCTTATCTTACATGCATCATGAATGCATTCCAACAATTATTCATCGAGATATAACaagcaacaatattttattgaacTCTAAATTAGAAGCTTTTGTCTCTGACTTTGGCACAGCTAAGCTCCTTGATCATGATTCCTCTAATCAAACGTTAGTTGCTGGCACTTACGGTTACATTGCCCCAG AGTTGGCCTATACCATGAAAGTTACTGAAAAATGtgatgtttatagctttggaGTGGTGGCACTAGAAATATTAATGGGAAGACATCCAACAGAACTTCTGACTTCATTATCATCATTGTCTTCTCAAAACGTGATGCTTCATGAAATATTAGACCAACGCCTGCCACCTCCAAATCACCTGGTTGTACATGATATTTTCCTTGTTGCTACGATAGCATTTGCATGCCTACAAACCAAACCAAAGTCTCGGCCTGAAATGAAATCCGTGTCCCAAGAATTTCTTTCTCGGAAGAAGCCAATTGCCAAGCCTTTACATGCATTTTCACTATGGCAACTAAGGAACCAGGAACTATATATGGTTGGATCAGGGGATGAAACTCAATTTTGA